GGCTCGGACGGCGACATGTTCGACGCGGCGATGAGCCTCGGCGGGCCGAGCTGCGCGGTGGCGACGGTGGAGGAGACGACCGGGATCCGGGTCGACCACTTCGTCGAGATCGACTTCAACGCCTTCCAGCAGCTGACCGACGACGTCGGCGGAGTGCAGGTGTGCGTGCCCCCGCCCGGGATCAACGACCCGGACTACAGCGGTCTGGTGCTGGGCCCCGGCGTGCACACGGTCAGCGGCCCCCAGGCGCTGGAGTTCGTCCGGGACCGGCACGGCATCGGTGACGGCACCGACCTGGGCCGGATCCGGATGCAGCAGATGTTCACCTCCTCGCTGTTCCGGAAGCTCAGCAGCAACGGGACGCTGACCGACCCGGTCACCCTGTTCCGGATCGCGAGCGACGTCGCCGCCAATCTGACGGTGGACAGCGGACTGGACTCGCCGACGGCCATGGTGTCGCTGGTCGGGAGCGTCAAGGACCTCAACTCCCGGTACATGCAGTACATCACCGCGCCCTACGAGTTCGACCCGCTGGACCGGAACCGGGTGGTCCCGGGGCAGGACTTCGCCCAGGTCTGGAACGACCTGCGGGCGGACGAGCCGCTGCCGGGCTCGGCCGCCGCCACCGCCTTCGGGACGACGGCCGGGTCCGACCCCGGGGCCGGGGCGGCGCCCGCGGCTTCGCCCTCGCCCTCGACCTCCCCGACCGGGGTGCCGCTGTCGGCGGTCGAGGTCACGGTCGACGACGGCACCGGGACGCCCGGGCTGGCCGCCAACGCGGTGGCCGCGCTCGACGCCCAGGGTGTGCGGGCGACCGTCGGCGGCGACGTCCCCGGCTCCAATCCGACCACCGAGATCACGTACCCGGCGGGACAGGCGGCGGAGGCCGGGGCGCTGGCGGCGGACATCCCCGGGGCGGTGCTCCGGGCGGACCCCGGCGTCCAGCGGCTGACCCTGGTGCTCGGTGGCAACGCGCCGGCCAATCTCACCAACACGCCCACGCCCGGGCCGAGTTCCAGTGCCGTCGGTTCCGCCTCGCCGAGCGTGGGCGCGGAGAGCCGGAGCGGCGACGAGAGCATCTGTTCCAGCCTGCCCACTCCGGTCGACTACGGGGGCGCTCCCGGCGACCAGCAGCCCCTGCCGGGGGTGGCAGGATGACGCCGGGGTCTCCCCACCGCATGGTAAGCGCCGCAATTCTCATGACGGAGAGTCAGCTCATGTCGACGTCCCACCGTGTCCCGCATCCGCGCATCGCCGACCGCAAGGCCCGGGGTCCGGTCAAGGTCGTCGACCAGATGCCGCGCGACAGCGCGATCACCCGCTTCAACACCAGGGTGGCGCTCATCGTCACCCAGGCCGTCGGCAGCATGTGGTGCGCCTACGCCTTCGCGCTCTTCGACCTGATCAGCCTGCCTGACGCGATCAAGGCCGGGTTGGCGGCGGTGGTCTCCTGGGTGGCCCAGACCTTCCTCCAGCTGGTGCTGCTGTCGGTGATCATGGTCGGCCAGAACGTCCAGGCGGCGGCCGCCGACAAGCGTTCGGAGGCGACCTTCGAGGACGCCAGTGCGACCCTGCACGAGGTGGCCTCGGTGCAGCTCCAGTTGGCGGCGCAGGAGGCCCTGCTGGCCCGGATCGCGGAGAAGCTCGGCCTGGACCCGGCGGCCGTCGCCGACGCGGCTGCGGGCGGGGCGGGCGAGTCCTCCTGACGCAACGTCACACCCCGTCGCCGGATGGGACCGTTATATCCGGATTGACGGGTGTGCGGCGGTTGGGCATCATGGGCGTGTTGCTGAGACAAGACACCTCGTTCGGTGAGGCGTCTTCACGGACACAGGCCACTGATCCCACCCGTCGAGAGACGCTCCGGATCAGGACACCTCTTCCCGACCTAAGGGTTGAGGCCAAGTGGCTGCGCATGCGGACCCTTCGGGGGCTCGCGCTACGCCGTGGAGTGCCAAAGCTCTGACGAGTTGGGGTGTGCCGGGAGTGCTCTGCCCTCCTGGCGTTCCCCCTGCGGTTCGGACGCCACCGGTGCGTTCCCGACCAGAGGGAGGCGAGAGACATGGATTGCCGTCGGAGCGGTCCGGGCCGTGAGCGGCCGCAGCACCCATGCCCGTCCGCGTCCCCGGTCGGCAGACGCTAGCCCTGCGCGCCTCCCTCGCGGCGGCGGCGATCCTGGCCATCATCAGGATCGCCCGGCGTCCCCACCGCCGTTCCACCCCTGACCACCGTCCGACCCCCGACGAGGAGGTGCCGCCGTGCACGCCCTGACCACCACCGAATTCCTGCTCCGCCTGGCCACCGGCGTCGGCTGCGGCGCCCTGATCGGCGTCGAACGCCAGTGGCGGGCCCGGATGGCCGGCCTGCGCACCAACGCGCTGGTGGCGGCCGGCGCCACGCTGTTCGTGCTCTACAGCGTCGCCGTCCACGACATCGGCAGCCCCACCCGGGTCGCCTCCTACGTGGTCTCCGGCATCGGCTTCCTCGGCGGCGGGGTGATCCTCCGCGACGGGGCCGGCGTCCGTGGCCTCAACACCGCCGCGACGCTCTGGTGCTCCGCCGCCGTCGGTGTCCTGGCCGCCTCCGGCCAGCTCGCCTTCGCCGTCCTCGGGACGCTCGCGGTGCTCGCCATCCACGTGGTGCTGCGACCCGCCGGACGGCTGCTCGACCACGCGCCCGCCGCCGGCACCGACCCCGACTCCCAGGTCCACGCCACCGTCCACCTGGAGTGTGACCGCCGCTCGGAGACCCACATCAGGGCGCTGCTGCTGCAGGCGCTGACCTCCTCCGGACTGACCCCGACCGGTCTGCGGGCCCGCCGGGAGCAGGCGGACTGCACCAGCCTCCAGGCCACGGTCGCGGTCAGCGGCGACGTCACCCAGGCGCTGGAGCAGGTGATCACCCGGCTCTCGCTGGAGGCCGGCCTCCGCGACCTGCACTGGCACCTGGACGAGAACGGCCCGCACCCGGAGCACCAGGGACTGGCCTGAGCCCCGCCGTGCCGGCTCCGACCGGGCCGGCTAGACCTGGGGGGTGGGGGTCTCGCCGCGCGGCCGCATCCCGGCGGCCCGGTAGATGTCGTCGATCAGGCCCATGGTGACCACGGCGTCCTCGGCCGGGGTCAGCACCGGGCCGCCGTGCAGCACCGCCTCGGTGAAGGCGCGCAGCTGGTAGCCGTAGGTCGGGCCGCCGTGCACCCGTTCCCGGCGGGTGCCGGCCGGGGTTCTGACGGTGAGCCGGTTCCAGATGTGCGGCGCCAGGTAGTTGGTGATCCTCAGCTCGCCGCTCTCGCCGACGACCCGGGCGGTGAAGTCCAGCAGCCGGTGCGACCACATCGAGGCGGTGATCCGGCCGCTCGCCCCGCCGGGGAAGCGCAGCTCGGCGGTCATCGCCCGGTCGATGTCCGGGCTGCGCAGCGTGGCCCGCGCGCTCAGCACCTCCGGGGTGCCCTGGCCCAGCAGCCGCAGGCAGTGCAGGGCGTAGCAGCCGCCGTCCATCAGCGCGCCGCCGCCCAGGTCGTAGCGGTAGCGGATGTCGCCGAAGAGCGGCAGCGGGAAGCACATGGAGACCTCCACCGAGCGCAGCCCGCCCAGCTCGCCACCGGCCACGATCTCGCGCATCCGCTCGGCCAACGGGTGGTAGCGGTAGTGGAACGCCTCCATCACCACCAGCCCGGACGCCTTCGCCGCCGCGGCCACGGTGGCGGCCTCGGCCGCGTTGGCGGTGAACGGCTTCTCGCAGAGCACGTGCTTGCCGGCCTCCAGCGCCCGCAGCGTCCACTCCGCGTGCAGGGCGTTGGGGAGCGGGTTGTAGACCGCGTCGATCTCCTTGTCGTCGAGCAGGTCCTGGTAGGAGGCATGGACGACCGGGATCCGGTGCTTCACCGCGAAGGCCCGGGCGCGCTCGGGGTCGCGCGCCGCGACGGCGGTGACCACGGCCTCCGGGACCCGCTCGGCCGGCCGGATCAGGGCCGAGGGCGCGATGCGGGCGGCGCCGAGGACGCCGATGCGGAGCTGGGAGGTCATGCGCGGTTCCCCGATCATGGGTGCGGGCCGGTCCGGTGCCGCCCCCGTGGTGCCGAGGCCGACGGCGGAACGCCACGGCCGTGGGGACCGCGTTCGGACTGGCGGTACGACAGGAAGGCCCTGCCATCGGGGGGATGTGGCAGGGCCTTCCAGAAGATACTAGCGCGCGCGGGTCCGCTGCGACAGGTGCTGCGTCGGGTACTTCTACGGGTCTGCGCCGGTCCGTGGTGCGGCGGGGGAGCGAGGCGCCGGAGTTGCGGGTGATGCGGTGGCACGGTCGGAGTCAGGCCGGGACCGGCTCCCGGCGACGGCCCTGCCGCCCCTCGGGAACGGCCTCCAGCAGGGTGTGCGGGGACCAGTCGACCATGCCCTCCGGCAGCTGCCGCGGGGTGAAGCCCATGGCGGCCTTGAAGACCCGGGTGAAGTGCGACTGGTCGTGGAACCCGGACCGGGCCGCGATCTGCGCGAGCGGCAGACCCGCGTCCTTCCAGTCCAGCGCCTGCTGGATCCGGCGGATCTGGGCGATCTCCTTGGGGGAGCGGCCGACCTGCTCGCGGAAGCGCCGCTCCAGGTGCCGACGGCTCCAGTTGGCCGAGGCGGCCAGCTCGTGGATCGGGATCCGTCCGCCGCTGCGCTGCAGCTCCCGCCAGACCCACTCCACCTCGCGGTCGACCACCGGGCCGTCCAGGATCCGGGCGGTGAACAGCCGGTCCAGCAGTCGGAACCGGTCCTCCCAGGTCGGGCACTGGGCCAGGCGGTCGTCCAGCGAGCGCAGCCCGGGACCGAGCAGTTCGGAGGGCGCGAGCCGCAGCTCCGACCACTCGTGCATGGGCACACCGAACAACCGGTAGGCCCCCATCGGGGTGAGCGTGGTGACCAGCCCGTGGACCCGGCCCGTGTGCCGTCCGACCACGGCGGTCAGGCTCACCGGTCCGACCACGGACACCGCCGTGAGACTTCGGCCGGGGTCGACCAGGTCCACCATCCGCACCGGGGCGCCGAAGCCGAACATCAGCTTCACCGTGCCGTCCGGTGCCACCAGTCGGGTCCGGGGCCACTGCCCGACCATCGGGCCCAGCCGGAAGCCGCGGTAGCCCAGGACGTAGCCGTTGAGGCGGGCGTCGACGGGGCGCCGCTGGGCCACGCTGCTCTCCGTGTCACCGGGGACGAGCAGCGAGGTGCGGGCACCGGGGACTGCCGATCCCGACGAAGACACAGTCGCTTCCTCCACTGGTGGGTGACCCTCTGTCGTCAACCCTAGTCCGGCCGGACCCGTGGGTGTCCGTCAGTACACATTCTCCGCCGTTTCCCGAACCGGGTCTGTCGCATTTATGCAAGACGATGACCATGGAGTTGCCGCAGTCTGTTCGGAGAGCCGGTGATCAACGACGGTGCGCCGGCGCCGGTCGGCCGACCCGGCGGAAGGGCCCTGCCATCGAGGGGATGGCAGGGCCCTTCGAGCTCTCCGGCCGGCCGCCCGGCGCCGGTTCCGGCCCCGCCGTCCGGCCGCGGTGGCGCTCCGCGGCCGGGGAAGGGGTCCGGAACCGGTCCGCGGGTCGGCCGACCGGTGTCCGACGTCGCGTCAGTTGACGTAGAGGTAAGCCGTTCCCAGGATGCCGGAGCCGGTGTCGGGGTTGCTCATCGGGATCCACACGCAGTAGTAGTCGGTCCACTCGTGGGCCGACTCGCCGGCCAGGCCGTGGGCCTGGCAGATCTCCTGGTAGAAGGACTCCGAGTTCAGGGTGTAGCCGGGGGCCGGCGCGGGGGGCGCGGCGTCGGCCAGGGCGGGCGAGGCGGTCGCGACGACCGCGCCGAGTGCCAGGGCGGAGAGGGCGGTGGCGATCCTGGTGCGTCGGGTCATGGTCCTGGTTCCTCCTTCTCGGGGGCGGGGACGGGCACCGGCGAGTGCTGACGCCGGTCGTCGAGGCGGTCGACGTCGCAGCTGTCACTCGACGGTGACGGTGGGTCAGAGCTGGGGCGAGCGAACCGTGGGGCGGCCGGCGGTGCCCGGGGACTTCCGGGCGGCCGGGGCCGGTCGCGGGCAGCGCGAGTTGATCGGGCTCGCGGTGACCGGGACCGGCTGCCCCCTGGCGGGGCGGCATGCTGAATCTCGCCGTCCGCGGGGGCGGTGGCGCTCCGCGTCCGGGGACGCGCCGAGATCTGCTGCCGTCGTGGGGTGAACGGTCGGCCGGCCGAGAGGTCTGCCGGCGAGCGGCCGTCCGGGCAGCCTGAAGCAGCCCGGATCGGGCCGTTCGGGGCGGGACGGGTCAGTTCACGTAGAGGTCGGCCACGCCGTTGATGCCGGAGCCAGGGGAGCCGGTGATCGGCGTCCAGGTGCAGTAGTAGGCCGTCCACTGGTGGTTGGTGACACCGTTGGCGCCGAAGTAGTTGCACTCGTCCTGGTAGAAGTA
The Streptacidiphilus albus JL83 genome window above contains:
- a CDS encoding LCP family protein, whose product is MVADGGPGAGEAREDGADEGAAGAAAGSAGGGSGRSEARAARRRRRLKIVGVGAAGVLVVAVGLGAYGYERIFGRIQSISLSGLTHRPAASKPNAEGQTPLNILVLGSQTRDGQHGVNLGNSSKNGTNLSDTAMLVHLSADRRWSVVASIPRDLIVPRPQCNARIGIGNRTSATLVPGSDGDMFDAAMSLGGPSCAVATVEETTGIRVDHFVEIDFNAFQQLTDDVGGVQVCVPPPGINDPDYSGLVLGPGVHTVSGPQALEFVRDRHGIGDGTDLGRIRMQQMFTSSLFRKLSSNGTLTDPVTLFRIASDVAANLTVDSGLDSPTAMVSLVGSVKDLNSRYMQYITAPYEFDPLDRNRVVPGQDFAQVWNDLRADEPLPGSAAATAFGTTAGSDPGAGAAPAASPSPSTSPTGVPLSAVEVTVDDGTGTPGLAANAVAALDAQGVRATVGGDVPGSNPTTEITYPAGQAAEAGALAADIPGAVLRADPGVQRLTLVLGGNAPANLTNTPTPGPSSSAVGSASPSVGAESRSGDESICSSLPTPVDYGGAPGDQQPLPGVAG
- a CDS encoding DUF1003 domain-containing protein, producing MSTSHRVPHPRIADRKARGPVKVVDQMPRDSAITRFNTRVALIVTQAVGSMWCAYAFALFDLISLPDAIKAGLAAVVSWVAQTFLQLVLLSVIMVGQNVQAAAADKRSEATFEDASATLHEVASVQLQLAAQEALLARIAEKLGLDPAAVADAAAGGAGESS
- a CDS encoding MgtC/SapB family protein — translated: MHALTTTEFLLRLATGVGCGALIGVERQWRARMAGLRTNALVAAGATLFVLYSVAVHDIGSPTRVASYVVSGIGFLGGGVILRDGAGVRGLNTAATLWCSAAVGVLAASGQLAFAVLGTLAVLAIHVVLRPAGRLLDHAPAAGTDPDSQVHATVHLECDRRSETHIRALLLQALTSSGLTPTGLRARREQADCTSLQATVAVSGDVTQALEQVITRLSLEAGLRDLHWHLDENGPHPEHQGLA
- a CDS encoding Gfo/Idh/MocA family protein encodes the protein MTSQLRIGVLGAARIAPSALIRPAERVPEAVVTAVAARDPERARAFAVKHRIPVVHASYQDLLDDKEIDAVYNPLPNALHAEWTLRALEAGKHVLCEKPFTANAAEAATVAAAAKASGLVVMEAFHYRYHPLAERMREIVAGGELGGLRSVEVSMCFPLPLFGDIRYRYDLGGGALMDGGCYALHCLRLLGQGTPEVLSARATLRSPDIDRAMTAELRFPGGASGRITASMWSHRLLDFTARVVGESGELRITNYLAPHIWNRLTVRTPAGTRRERVHGGPTYGYQLRAFTEAVLHGGPVLTPAEDAVVTMGLIDDIYRAAGMRPRGETPTPQV
- a CDS encoding helix-turn-helix transcriptional regulator, with the protein product MSSSGSAVPGARTSLLVPGDTESSVAQRRPVDARLNGYVLGYRGFRLGPMVGQWPRTRLVAPDGTVKLMFGFGAPVRMVDLVDPGRSLTAVSVVGPVSLTAVVGRHTGRVHGLVTTLTPMGAYRLFGVPMHEWSELRLAPSELLGPGLRSLDDRLAQCPTWEDRFRLLDRLFTARILDGPVVDREVEWVWRELQRSGGRIPIHELAASANWSRRHLERRFREQVGRSPKEIAQIRRIQQALDWKDAGLPLAQIAARSGFHDQSHFTRVFKAAMGFTPRQLPEGMVDWSPHTLLEAVPEGRQGRRREPVPA